In a single window of the Debaryomyces hansenii CBS767 chromosome A complete sequence genome:
- a CDS encoding DEHA2A12320p (similar to uniprot|Q6M9B0 Neurospora crassa 29E8 Related to ribose-5-phosphate isomerase and uniprot|Q9RJR1 Streptomyces coelicolor SCO0579 SCF55 Putative ribose 5-phosphate isomerase): protein MSNIKLRIVVGCDQAGYEYKEQIKKDLESNTNVEKVIDVGVDSNGSKTAYPLIGIDAAEKIAKGEAHRAILICGTGLGVAISANKVKGIRAVTAHDSFSVERSILSNNCQVLCMGQRVIGLELARRLVKEWLTYAFDQTSASAKKVTAIENYEGCA from the coding sequence ATGAGTAACATTAAATTAAGAATCGTAGTTGGCTGCGACCAAGCAGGTTACGAATACAAGGaacaaatcaaaaaagATCTTGAATCTAATACGaatgttgaaaaagttaTTGATGTAGGCGTTGACTCCAATGGTAGCAAAACTGCTTATCCTTTGATTGGTATTGATGCTGCGGAAAAAATTGCCAAAGGTGAAGCTCACCGAGCCATCTTAATTTGCGGTACTGGTTTAGGTGTTGCCATTTCTGCTAACAAAGTCAAGGGTATTAGAGCCGTCACTGCTCACGATTCATTCAGCGTTGAAAGAAGCATATTAAGCAACAATTGTCAAGTTTTATGTATGGGTCAAAGAGTTATTGGTTTAGAACTTGCCAGAAGATTGGTTAAAGAGTGGTTGACTTATGCGTTTGATCAGACTAGTGCTTCTGCTAAGAAAGTTACTGCGATCGAAAATTATGAAGGTTGTGCTTAA